The following coding sequences lie in one Prevotella sp. oral taxon 299 str. F0039 genomic window:
- the pheT gene encoding phenylalanine--tRNA ligase subunit beta, producing MNISYKWLKEYVDFELTPQHVAEALTSCGLEVGGLEEVQTIRGGLKGLYVGKVLTCEPHPNSDHLHITTVDLGKGEPQQIVCGAHNVAANQKVIVADLGCVLYDGDKEFVIKRSKLRGVESLGMICAEDEIGVGTSHDGIIVLPEDAPIGMPAAEYYNLESDWVIEVDITANRSDALSHYGVARDLYAWLKQNNYQTELHKPNCDAFKVDNESLTIDVEVKNSEACKRYACVSISNCEVKESPEWLQNKLKIVGIRPINNIVDITNYIMMAYGQPMHCFDADMVAGHKIVVATQPEGTKFITLDGEEHILSERDLSICNANEAMCIAGIFGGKGSGTYENTRNIVLESAYFHPTWIRKSARRHGLSTDASYRFERGIDPNGQVYALKQAAILCKELAGGQVSMQIKDVYPEPIEGSKVVLTYDYVNLLIGKEIGKDTIKSIVTSLDMKIEAENENQIELLIPAYRVDVKRPCDVVEDILRIYGYNNVEIPLQLKGTLTIPTDEDRNRKYINLISEQLVGGGFNEILNNSLTKVSYYKDLNCYTEETTVKILNPLSADLGVMRQTLLFGGLESIVRNANRKNSNLRFFEFGNCYHYDESKKEADKLIKAYTQDQHLGLWVTGKRVENSWTHPNEDASFYELKAYVENILVRLGLSLQSVTLAKGENNIFEDSISIVTKAGKMIAELGVVAYKLTKNMGITNEVFFADIYWDNLLKAVKKYVVEYKEISKYPAVSRDLALLVDKTVEFEQIKEIAYSTEKKLLKAVELFDVYEGKNLPEGKKSYAVNFILQDEQKTLNDKQIDSIMKKLIDNLTKRLNAELR from the coding sequence ATGAATATTTCTTACAAATGGCTGAAAGAGTATGTAGATTTTGAACTTACTCCACAGCATGTTGCGGAAGCACTTACCTCATGTGGACTTGAAGTAGGAGGCTTAGAAGAAGTACAAACCATTCGTGGTGGATTAAAAGGATTATATGTAGGTAAAGTTTTAACATGTGAACCACATCCTAATAGCGACCATTTACATATTACAACAGTAGATCTTGGTAAGGGAGAACCACAACAAATTGTTTGTGGCGCACACAATGTGGCTGCAAATCAGAAAGTGATTGTAGCAGACTTAGGCTGTGTTTTGTATGATGGAGACAAAGAATTTGTAATTAAAAGAAGTAAGCTAAGAGGCGTGGAGAGCCTTGGAATGATTTGTGCCGAAGATGAAATAGGAGTAGGAACAAGTCATGATGGTATTATTGTTTTGCCAGAAGATGCTCCAATAGGAATGCCTGCGGCTGAATATTACAATTTAGAAAGCGATTGGGTGATTGAAGTTGATATCACTGCAAATCGCTCTGATGCTTTAAGTCACTATGGGGTGGCTCGTGATTTGTATGCATGGCTAAAGCAAAATAATTATCAAACAGAGCTTCATAAGCCCAATTGCGATGCTTTTAAAGTTGATAATGAGTCACTAACAATTGATGTAGAAGTAAAGAATTCTGAAGCTTGTAAACGTTATGCATGCGTTAGTATCAGCAATTGTGAAGTGAAAGAAAGTCCAGAATGGCTACAAAATAAATTGAAGATAGTTGGAATTCGTCCTATCAACAATATCGTAGATATCACCAACTACATTATGATGGCATACGGACAACCTATGCATTGCTTTGATGCAGATATGGTTGCAGGTCATAAAATTGTTGTTGCCACTCAGCCAGAAGGCACCAAATTCATCACATTAGATGGCGAAGAGCATATCTTAAGCGAAAGAGATTTGAGTATATGTAATGCAAATGAGGCTATGTGTATTGCGGGAATCTTCGGCGGAAAGGGTAGTGGTACATATGAAAATACACGCAATATAGTTTTAGAAAGTGCGTATTTCCACCCAACTTGGATAAGAAAAAGCGCAAGACGTCACGGCTTAAGTACAGATGCAAGCTATCGTTTTGAACGTGGTATTGATCCTAATGGACAGGTATATGCTTTGAAACAAGCCGCAATTCTTTGCAAAGAGTTAGCAGGTGGACAAGTATCTATGCAAATAAAGGATGTTTATCCTGAACCAATCGAAGGCAGTAAAGTGGTGCTTACTTATGATTACGTAAACTTACTCATTGGAAAAGAGATTGGAAAAGATACTATAAAAAGCATCGTAACCAGCTTAGATATGAAGATTGAAGCAGAGAATGAAAATCAAATAGAACTTCTTATTCCTGCTTATAGAGTAGATGTTAAGCGTCCATGTGACGTTGTTGAAGATATACTTCGTATCTATGGTTATAACAATGTAGAAATTCCTTTGCAACTAAAAGGTACCTTAACCATTCCAACAGATGAGGATAGAAATCGTAAATATATCAATCTAATCTCAGAACAGCTTGTTGGAGGCGGATTTAATGAAATCCTGAATAACTCTCTAACTAAAGTTTCTTATTATAAAGACCTCAATTGTTATACAGAAGAAACAACAGTTAAGATTCTTAATCCTTTAAGTGCAGACCTTGGAGTGATGCGCCAAACTCTTTTATTTGGAGGTTTAGAAAGTATTGTTCGCAATGCTAATAGAAAGAATTCTAATCTTAGATTCTTTGAATTTGGTAATTGCTATCACTATGATGAGTCGAAGAAAGAGGCAGATAAGTTGATAAAAGCATATACACAAGATCAACATTTAGGACTTTGGGTTACAGGAAAGAGAGTTGAAAATAGCTGGACTCACCCCAACGAAGATGCTTCATTCTATGAGCTAAAAGCTTATGTTGAGAATATCTTAGTACGACTTGGACTTTCACTTCAATCAGTTACACTTGCAAAAGGCGAAAATAATATTTTCGAGGATAGTATTTCTATCGTGACAAAGGCAGGTAAGATGATTGCAGAATTGGGAGTTGTTGCATACAAACTAACAAAGAATATGGGTATAACCAACGAAGTATTCTTTGCAGATATCTATTGGGATAATTTGTTGAAGGCAGTGAAGAAATACGTAGTAGAATATAAAGAAATTAGCAAATATCCTGCTGTAAGTCGTGATTTGGCATTGCTCGTTGACAAAACTGTTGAGTTCGAACAAATCAAAGAAATAGCTTATTCTACAGAAAAGAAACTCTTAAAGGCTGTAGAACTATTCGATGTGTATGAAGGAAAGAATCTACCTGAAGGCAAAAAGAGTTATGCTGTTAATTTCATCTTACAAGATGAGCAGAAGACTTTGAATGATAAACAGATCGATTCAATCATGAAAAAGCTCATAGATAACCTCACTAAGAGATTAAATGCCGAGTTAAGATAA
- a CDS encoding YebC/PmpR family DNA-binding transcriptional regulator, whose translation MGRAFEYRKAAKMKRWGHMARTFTKIGKQIAIAVKAGGPEPENNPHLRAIIQTAKRENMPNANVERAIKNAMGKDQKDFKEVTYEGYGPHGIAIFVDAATDNTTRTVANVRAVFNKYGGNMGTQGSLSFLFDQKCVFTFKKREGLDMEELILDLIDYGVEEDFDEDEEANEITIYGDPKSFGELQKHLEEAGFEVTGAEFTRIPNDLKEVTSEEREIIDKMVDILEDDEDVQNVYTNMKPEE comes from the coding sequence ATGGGAAGAGCATTTGAATATCGCAAAGCTGCGAAAATGAAGAGATGGGGACACATGGCAAGAACATTTACCAAGATTGGTAAACAAATTGCTATTGCAGTGAAAGCTGGTGGTCCTGAACCAGAAAACAACCCTCATTTGCGTGCTATTATACAGACTGCAAAGCGTGAGAACATGCCTAATGCAAACGTAGAAAGAGCCATAAAAAATGCAATGGGTAAGGATCAAAAGGACTTTAAAGAAGTTACTTATGAAGGATACGGACCTCATGGTATTGCAATATTTGTAGATGCAGCAACAGATAACACTACAAGAACAGTTGCAAACGTACGTGCTGTGTTTAATAAATATGGTGGAAATATGGGTACTCAAGGTAGTCTTTCATTCCTATTCGATCAAAAATGCGTCTTTACTTTCAAGAAAAGAGAAGGTTTAGACATGGAAGAATTAATCTTAGATTTAATCGATTATGGAGTAGAAGAAGACTTCGATGAAGACGAAGAGGCTAACGAAATAACCATTTATGGTGATCCTAAGAGCTTTGGTGAATTGCAAAAACACCTTGAAGAGGCAGGGTTTGAAGTTACAGGTGCTGAGTTTACACGTATTCCTAACGACTTAAAAGAGGTTACAAGCGAAGAACGTGAGATCATAGACAAGATGGTTGATATCTTAGAAGATGATGAAGACGTTCAGAATGTTTATACAAACATGAAGCCTGAAGAATAA
- a CDS encoding DUF2023 family protein, which produces MSDLANMPADLKVLVNHIYEYQKGVRPMVLFTCKKQYEEFATSRLTNQDISFVTQPVGSKHINIFFGKEECINAIKLMVNRPLNQLSPEEDFILGALLGYDIRIQCERYCKRKCYTCTKYNKGDIHLGCET; this is translated from the coding sequence ATGTCCGATCTTGCAAATATGCCTGCCGACTTAAAAGTACTAGTAAATCATATCTATGAATATCAAAAAGGTGTTCGTCCTATGGTACTATTTACTTGCAAAAAGCAATATGAAGAGTTTGCAACTTCAAGACTAACAAACCAAGATATTTCATTTGTCACACAACCCGTTGGCAGTAAACATATCAATATTTTCTTCGGAAAAGAAGAATGCATCAATGCTATTAAACTTATGGTTAATCGCCCTTTAAATCAATTATCTCCTGAAGAAGATTTTATTCTAGGTGCTTTACTTGGATATGATATACGTATTCAATGTGAAAGATATTGCAAACGAAAATGCTATACTTGCACAAAATACAATAAAGGAGATATACACTTAGGTTGTGAAACCTGA
- the fldA gene encoding flavodoxin FldA, which translates to MKSTVVVYGSSTGTCQSIAEQIASKLGVDALEVTNLTADVVAANENLLLGTSTWGAGELQDDWYDGLDVLKGSDLSGKTIALFGCGDAESYSDTFCGAMAEIYNVVKEGGANVIGSVSTDGYTFEDSEAVVDGNFVGLALDDVNEDDKTEGRIDAWLENIKSSL; encoded by the coding sequence ATGAAATCAACAGTAGTTGTTTATGGTTCATCAACAGGAACCTGCCAAAGCATAGCTGAACAAATTGCAAGTAAGCTAGGTGTAGACGCTTTAGAAGTAACAAACTTAACAGCAGACGTAGTTGCTGCAAACGAAAATCTTTTGCTTGGAACTTCAACATGGGGTGCAGGCGAATTGCAAGATGATTGGTATGACGGTTTAGATGTATTGAAAGGTTCTGACCTTTCTGGAAAAACTATTGCCTTGTTTGGATGTGGTGATGCAGAAAGTTATAGCGATACTTTTTGTGGAGCTATGGCAGAAATTTACAATGTTGTCAAAGAAGGTGGCGCAAATGTAATCGGTTCTGTTTCAACAGATGGTTATACATTTGAAGATTCTGAAGCAGTTGTAGACGGAAACTTCGTAGGTTTGGCTCTTGATGATGTAAATGAAGACGACAAAACTGAAGGACGTATCGATGCTTGGTTAGAAAATATCAAATCAAGTCTTTAA
- the trmD gene encoding tRNA (guanosine(37)-N1)-methyltransferase TrmD has protein sequence MRIDIITVLPEMLTGFTQESILARAQKKGLAEIHLHNLRDYSTNKHRKVDDYSYGGFAGMVMTCEPIDRCISALKAERHYDEVIFTSPDGEQFDQPMANNLSLKENLIILCGHYKGIDQRIREHLITKEISVGDFVLTGGELPAAIIADAVIRLVPGVISDEQSALSDCFQDNLLSAPIYTRPAEYNGWKVPEILLSGNEAKIKAWELEQAQERTQRLRPDLLK, from the coding sequence ATGAGAATAGATATTATCACCGTTTTACCTGAAATGCTTACAGGATTTACACAAGAATCGATTCTTGCAAGAGCACAAAAAAAAGGATTGGCAGAAATTCATTTGCACAATCTTCGTGATTATTCTACTAATAAACACAGAAAGGTAGACGACTATTCTTATGGTGGTTTTGCAGGAATGGTGATGACTTGCGAGCCTATTGATAGATGTATTTCTGCATTAAAAGCAGAAAGACACTATGACGAAGTGATTTTTACATCTCCAGATGGCGAACAATTTGACCAACCAATGGCAAACAATTTATCCTTAAAAGAAAACTTAATTATTCTTTGTGGACATTATAAAGGAATAGACCAACGTATTAGAGAACATCTTATTACAAAAGAAATATCAGTAGGCGACTTTGTTCTTACAGGAGGAGAGCTACCTGCTGCCATCATTGCAGATGCGGTTATTCGCCTTGTTCCTGGTGTTATTAGTGATGAACAAAGTGCTCTCTCAGATTGTTTTCAGGACAACTTATTATCTGCTCCGATATATACTCGTCCTGCAGAGTATAATGGTTGGAAGGTTCCTGAAATTCTTTTAAGCGGAAACGAGGCTAAAATTAAGGCGTGGGAACTTGAGCAAGCACAGGAAAGAACTCAACGTTTACGTCCAGATCTACTAAAATAA
- a CDS encoding DUF5020 family protein — protein sequence MKKLLLSAAMLITSICAGAQNVQLHYDLGRALYKDITDRQTVTTTVEMFKLDKWGSTFLFTDLDYHRDGVKGAYWEIAREFNLSKNKQWAAHVEYNGGLGSNKDLTYTARYQHAFLAGGAWNWVSSDFKKNFSIQLMYKYYFKGQGLARPFSGFQLTEVWGLTFANNLCTFNGFCDLWYDKNVNGKLILISEPQFWFNLNTLKGMKDVNLSLGTEVEISNNFVYNNKGMNNKFYAIPTIAAKWTF from the coding sequence ATGAAAAAATTATTACTATCTGCTGCAATGCTTATAACAAGTATTTGCGCTGGAGCACAAAACGTTCAGTTACATTATGATTTAGGTCGTGCATTGTATAAAGACATCACCGACCGCCAAACTGTTACAACAACAGTAGAAATGTTCAAGTTAGATAAGTGGGGAAGTACTTTCTTGTTCACTGACCTTGACTATCATCGTGATGGAGTTAAGGGTGCTTACTGGGAAATTGCACGTGAGTTTAATCTTTCAAAAAACAAACAATGGGCTGCTCATGTCGAGTATAATGGTGGTTTAGGATCAAACAAAGACTTAACATATACTGCACGTTATCAACACGCTTTCTTAGCAGGTGGAGCTTGGAATTGGGTAAGTAGCGACTTTAAAAAGAATTTCTCAATTCAATTAATGTATAAATATTACTTCAAAGGTCAAGGACTTGCTCGTCCATTTAGCGGTTTCCAATTAACAGAAGTATGGGGACTTACCTTTGCAAACAACCTTTGTACATTCAATGGTTTCTGCGATTTATGGTATGATAAGAACGTAAATGGCAAGCTAATCTTAATTTCTGAGCCACAATTCTGGTTCAACTTGAATACATTAAAAGGTATGAAAGATGTTAACTTGAGCCTTGGTACAGAGGTAGAGATCAGCAACAACTTTGTATATAACAACAAAGGAATGAACAATAAGTTCTATGCAATTCCAACAATTGCAGCAAAATGGACTTTCTAA
- the ligA gene encoding NAD-dependent DNA ligase LigA, with the protein MTTEQERIIELRKELHQHNYNYYVLNAPQIDDFTFDALLHELQSLENAHPEMYDANSPTQRVGSDLQESFEQVVHVYPMLSLSNTYNKQEVADFYNTVSKFLNGEEFEICCELKYDGLSISLRYEDGKLVRAVTRGDGTRGDDVTANVKTIKTIPLVLQGNDYPAVFEMRGEVLMPWKVFDKLNEERRQQEEPLFANPRNAASGTLKSLNPVLVAKRSLDAYLYYLLGEDINIDGHFERLEAAKRWGVKIGEGMRKVSSLEDIYAFIDYWDVERKNLPVATDGIVLKVNSLKQQQSMGFTAKNPRWAIAYKFKAERELTKLESVSYQVGRTGTITPVANMEPVLLAGTVVKRATLNNEDFIKSFDLHIGDYVYVEKGGEIIPKIVGVELSKRTEGMQPIEFIKTCPECGTQLVRYEGQAAYYCPNDMGCPPQIKGKIEHFIARKAMNIDSLGPETIDSYYNKGLIKDVADLYCLAIDDINEGGAHQKSAKKVIDAIEKSKQVPFDRVLFALGIRFVGETSARLLARKFNDINSLRNATAAQLLEVEGVGDIIATSVVTFFSDEKNIALIERLESYGLQMAMPVMDEGPKGNVLEGKTIVISGIFTHHSRDEYKAMIEQLGGKNTGSISAKTSFVLAGDNMGPSKLQKAESLGVKILSEDEFLEMIK; encoded by the coding sequence ATGACAACCGAACAAGAAAGAATAATAGAACTGCGCAAAGAACTGCATCAGCACAACTATAATTATTATGTGTTGAACGCCCCACAAATCGACGATTTTACCTTCGATGCATTGTTGCACGAGCTACAAAGTTTAGAGAATGCACATCCTGAGATGTATGATGCCAACTCACCAACGCAACGAGTGGGAAGCGATTTGCAAGAGTCTTTCGAGCAAGTGGTACATGTTTATCCCATGCTATCACTCTCGAATACCTATAATAAACAAGAAGTTGCAGATTTTTACAACACCGTTTCAAAGTTCTTGAATGGTGAAGAGTTCGAAATTTGTTGCGAGTTGAAATACGATGGCTTATCTATTTCATTGCGATATGAAGATGGAAAGCTTGTAAGAGCAGTCACTCGAGGTGATGGAACACGTGGAGATGATGTCACAGCGAATGTAAAAACCATCAAAACCATACCCCTTGTGTTGCAAGGAAACGATTATCCAGCAGTGTTTGAGATGCGTGGAGAGGTGCTAATGCCATGGAAAGTATTCGATAAACTCAATGAAGAGCGTCGCCAACAAGAAGAGCCTTTATTTGCAAATCCACGCAATGCGGCCTCGGGAACACTTAAAAGTTTAAACCCAGTATTGGTTGCAAAGCGTTCATTAGATGCCTACTTATATTATTTATTGGGCGAAGATATCAACATAGATGGTCACTTTGAGCGTTTAGAAGCAGCCAAACGATGGGGCGTTAAGATAGGCGAAGGAATGAGAAAAGTGTCTTCTTTAGAAGATATATATGCCTTTATCGATTATTGGGACGTTGAAAGAAAGAACCTACCAGTGGCAACTGACGGTATAGTTCTTAAGGTTAATTCGCTCAAACAGCAACAAAGTATGGGCTTTACAGCAAAGAATCCACGTTGGGCTATTGCGTATAAGTTCAAAGCAGAGCGTGAGTTAACGAAGCTAGAGAGCGTTTCTTATCAGGTTGGACGTACGGGAACGATTACTCCAGTGGCTAATATGGAACCCGTTTTACTTGCTGGAACGGTGGTGAAACGTGCCACATTGAATAACGAAGACTTTATTAAAAGCTTTGATTTACATATTGGCGACTATGTATATGTAGAGAAAGGCGGAGAGATTATACCTAAAATTGTGGGTGTAGAACTAAGTAAACGCACAGAAGGAATGCAACCAATAGAATTCATTAAGACATGTCCTGAGTGCGGAACTCAGCTCGTTCGATATGAAGGACAGGCTGCTTATTACTGCCCAAATGATATGGGTTGCCCTCCACAAATAAAGGGAAAGATAGAACATTTCATTGCTCGTAAGGCCATGAATATTGATAGTTTAGGTCCTGAAACAATCGATTCGTATTATAACAAAGGATTGATTAAAGATGTTGCCGACTTGTATTGTCTTGCAATTGACGATATTAATGAAGGGGGAGCGCATCAAAAATCAGCAAAAAAGGTGATAGATGCTATCGAAAAGTCGAAGCAAGTGCCCTTTGATAGAGTGTTATTTGCCTTAGGAATACGTTTTGTTGGTGAAACTTCTGCACGTTTATTGGCTCGAAAATTCAACGATATCAATTCCTTACGCAACGCAACTGCAGCTCAACTACTTGAAGTTGAGGGAGTAGGAGATATCATTGCGACAAGTGTTGTGACCTTCTTTTCCGACGAAAAGAATATTGCTTTGATAGAAAGATTAGAGAGTTACGGACTGCAAATGGCTATGCCTGTGATGGACGAAGGGCCTAAAGGCAATGTGTTAGAAGGCAAAACCATTGTTATTAGTGGGATCTTTACACACCATTCTCGTGACGAATACAAAGCAATGATAGAGCAATTAGGAGGTAAAAATACAGGAAGTATTAGCGCAAAAACCAGTTTTGTGCTTGCAGGAGACAATATGGGGCCATCTAAATTGCAGAAAGCAGAGTCGCTTGGAGTGAAGATTTTAAGCGAAGATGAATTCTTAGAAATGATTAAGTAG
- the coaW gene encoding type II pantothenate kinase: MSIIIGIDVGISTTKIVGINKDGKVISPIRIKATDPVTSLYGAFGKYLHDNKIKLTDVARVMLTGVGSAYIDNPIYGLPTTKAEEFIADGLGAKYQTNLDSMIVVSMGTGTSLVQCDKEGIRHIGGIGIGGGTLQGLARVMLKTDDIKQISLLAAEGDIANVNVLIGDISPHALPGLPKSATASLFGKTKSNASREDIALGITWMVIQAIGSSTILSSLGSGIKDYVLIGNLTLLPQCKEVYTSMEKLYNVRFHIPKHSEFCTAIGAALQAPELALEK; the protein is encoded by the coding sequence ATGAGTATTATAATTGGAATAGATGTTGGTATTAGTACCACCAAAATTGTTGGTATCAATAAAGACGGAAAGGTGATTTCTCCAATACGAATAAAAGCCACTGACCCTGTAACTTCATTATATGGAGCCTTTGGAAAGTATCTTCACGACAATAAAATAAAACTTACTGATGTGGCAAGGGTTATGCTCACAGGAGTTGGTTCGGCATATATCGACAACCCAATATATGGTCTTCCCACGACAAAGGCAGAGGAATTTATTGCTGATGGATTAGGAGCTAAATATCAAACCAACCTCGATAGCATGATTGTTGTGAGTATGGGAACTGGTACTTCGCTTGTTCAATGCGACAAAGAAGGTATCAGACATATTGGAGGTATTGGTATTGGAGGCGGCACTTTGCAAGGTCTTGCAAGGGTTATGCTTAAAACTGACGATATTAAACAAATTAGTTTGTTGGCTGCCGAGGGTGATATTGCAAACGTAAACGTATTGATTGGCGATATTAGTCCACACGCATTACCTGGCTTACCCAAAAGTGCAACAGCCTCATTGTTTGGTAAAACAAAGAGTAATGCTAGCAGAGAAGACATAGCATTGGGCATCACTTGGATGGTAATTCAGGCCATTGGCAGTAGTACTATACTCTCTAGTCTTGGCAGTGGCATTAAAGATTACGTTTTAATCGGTAATCTTACATTGCTACCTCAATGCAAAGAGGTTTACACCTCAATGGAAAAGCTCTATAATGTGCGTTTCCATATTCCTAAACACAGCGAGTTTTGCACCGCAATAGGAGCAGCATTACAAGCACCAGAACTAGCACTTGAAAAATAA